One segment of Podarcis muralis chromosome 17, rPodMur119.hap1.1, whole genome shotgun sequence DNA contains the following:
- the LRRC19 gene encoding leucine-rich repeat-containing protein 19 isoform X2: MKLAWLPTLVAALFLHPVAASQTVKCEEAAKNYTSVPPGLDKNVSILVLSYNSITLNESDTTNLQKYMNITELYLSNNSISILRNFTFDKLSKLAVLDVSNNSISTVEQAAFAGLNKLNILQLQNNKIVQLDSSVFVLLKSLVVLNLKNNLMRYFDAKISLNLTNITLIGNPWNCSCDLVSFQSWLKTTKVTMENENGTVCMSPSSLKKQPIKTAIIADCEKREMTTEATILSFTSLKSTNDSLSLHNGTNRKALMSGVDVHRPGKSWTFLIGVLVVVISISLLIGMVIKFPVWYRYLISYNHSRLEEDEPEMFEETFTSHNCAFPHTPGTNEEESVVVFEQFHTFVPEEDGFIEDKYIDT; this comes from the exons ATGAAGCTTGCTTGGCTCCCGACACTGGTTGCAGCTCTCTTTTTACATCCAGTTGCTGCTTCTCAAACG GTTAAGTGTGAGGAAGCAGCAAAAAACTATActtctgttcctcctggcctaGACAAAAATGTTTCTATACTAGTTCTCAGTTACAACAGCATCACTTTAAATGAAAGTGATACCACAAATCTTCAAAAGTACATGAATATTACAGAATTATACCTAAGCAACAATTCCATTTCTATTCTCCGTAATTTTACTTTTGACAAACTTTCAAAATTAGCAGTTCTAGATGTCAGCAATAATTCTATCAGTACAGTTGAACAAGCAGCATTTGCTGGTTTAAATAAACTAAATATTTTGCAACTACAGAATAACAAAATTGTGCAATTAGATTCCAGTGTGTTTGTATTGCTAAAGAGCTTGGTGGTCTTAAACCTAAAAAATAACCTTATGAGATATTTTGATGCAAAAATATCCCTTAATTTAACCAATATCACATTAATTGGAAATCCATGGAATTGTTCATGTGACCTCGTTAGTTTCCAGAGTTGGCTGAAGACCACTAAAGTAACCATGG AAAATGAGAACGGTACTGTGTGTATGTCTCCAAGCAGCCTGAAAAAACAACCTATCAAGACCGCAATTATAGCTGACTGCGAGAAAAGAGAGATGACGACTGAAGCAACCATCTTATCTTTTACTTCTCTTAAGTCAACTAATGATAGTCTATCTCTGCATAATGGTACAAATAGAAAAGCACTAATGTCAG gTGTGGATGTTCATCGTCCTGGCAAAAGTTGGACCTTTCTGATTGGTGTCCTGGTTGTTGTGATCAGCATTTCACTGCTGATTGGAATGGTCATCAAATTCCCAGTATGGTACCGTTATTTGATTAGCTATAATCATAGTCGTTTGGAGGAAGACGAACCAGAGATGTTTGAAGAAACTTTCACATCTCATAACTGTGCATTCCCACATACACCAGGTACCAATGAAGAAGAATCGGttgtggtttttgaacaatttcatACATTTGTTCCAGAAGAAGATGGATTTATTGAAGACAAATATATTGATACATGA
- the LRRC19 gene encoding leucine-rich repeat-containing protein 19 isoform X1, translated as MYMMFQRKNKKVQNMKLAWLPTLVAALFLHPVAASQTVKCEEAAKNYTSVPPGLDKNVSILVLSYNSITLNESDTTNLQKYMNITELYLSNNSISILRNFTFDKLSKLAVLDVSNNSISTVEQAAFAGLNKLNILQLQNNKIVQLDSSVFVLLKSLVVLNLKNNLMRYFDAKISLNLTNITLIGNPWNCSCDLVSFQSWLKTTKVTMENENGTVCMSPSSLKKQPIKTAIIADCEKREMTTEATILSFTSLKSTNDSLSLHNGTNRKALMSGVDVHRPGKSWTFLIGVLVVVISISLLIGMVIKFPVWYRYLISYNHSRLEEDEPEMFEETFTSHNCAFPHTPGTNEEESVVVFEQFHTFVPEEDGFIEDKYIDT; from the exons ATGTATATGATGTTCCAGAGAAAAAATAAGAAG GTTCAGAATATGAAGCTTGCTTGGCTCCCGACACTGGTTGCAGCTCTCTTTTTACATCCAGTTGCTGCTTCTCAAACG GTTAAGTGTGAGGAAGCAGCAAAAAACTATActtctgttcctcctggcctaGACAAAAATGTTTCTATACTAGTTCTCAGTTACAACAGCATCACTTTAAATGAAAGTGATACCACAAATCTTCAAAAGTACATGAATATTACAGAATTATACCTAAGCAACAATTCCATTTCTATTCTCCGTAATTTTACTTTTGACAAACTTTCAAAATTAGCAGTTCTAGATGTCAGCAATAATTCTATCAGTACAGTTGAACAAGCAGCATTTGCTGGTTTAAATAAACTAAATATTTTGCAACTACAGAATAACAAAATTGTGCAATTAGATTCCAGTGTGTTTGTATTGCTAAAGAGCTTGGTGGTCTTAAACCTAAAAAATAACCTTATGAGATATTTTGATGCAAAAATATCCCTTAATTTAACCAATATCACATTAATTGGAAATCCATGGAATTGTTCATGTGACCTCGTTAGTTTCCAGAGTTGGCTGAAGACCACTAAAGTAACCATGG AAAATGAGAACGGTACTGTGTGTATGTCTCCAAGCAGCCTGAAAAAACAACCTATCAAGACCGCAATTATAGCTGACTGCGAGAAAAGAGAGATGACGACTGAAGCAACCATCTTATCTTTTACTTCTCTTAAGTCAACTAATGATAGTCTATCTCTGCATAATGGTACAAATAGAAAAGCACTAATGTCAG gTGTGGATGTTCATCGTCCTGGCAAAAGTTGGACCTTTCTGATTGGTGTCCTGGTTGTTGTGATCAGCATTTCACTGCTGATTGGAATGGTCATCAAATTCCCAGTATGGTACCGTTATTTGATTAGCTATAATCATAGTCGTTTGGAGGAAGACGAACCAGAGATGTTTGAAGAAACTTTCACATCTCATAACTGTGCATTCCCACATACACCAGGTACCAATGAAGAAGAATCGGttgtggtttttgaacaatttcatACATTTGTTCCAGAAGAAGATGGATTTATTGAAGACAAATATATTGATACATGA